A window of Ipomoea triloba cultivar NCNSP0323 chromosome 2, ASM357664v1 contains these coding sequences:
- the LOC116010958 gene encoding uncharacterized protein LOC116010958 gives MTSRGRANVVEHGQSSKKAKKSKQKLGPKGGITNVKLQGKCYNCGKHGHKSAGARLQRRRTRVLKPTWYLCCNREMFSTFETVEGEKAWMGNSNQSAVEAVGKVILKMTSGKELTLNNVLYVPDLRKNVVSGSLLNKHGFKMVFE, from the exons ATGACCTCTCGTGGGAGGGCCAACGTGGTGGAGCACGGTCAAAGCTCCAAGAAAGCTAAGAAGAGCAAGCAGAAGCTGGGCCCGAAAGGTGGCATTACCAATGTCAAGCTCCAAGGGAAatgctacaattgtggcaagCATGGCCACAAGTCTGCTGGTGCAAGGCtccaaagaagaagaacaagggtTCTTAAGCCAACATG GTATTTATGTTGCAACCGGGAGATGTTCAGCACCTTTGAGACCGTTGAGGGCGAGAAGGCCTGGATGGGAAACTCTAATCAGTCTGCTGTGGAGGCTGTGGGCAAAGTGATCCTGAAGATGACTTCCGGGAAGGAACTAACGTTGAACAACGTGCTGTATGTTCCGGACCTAAGGAAGAATGTGGTGTCTGGCTCGTTGCTGAACAAGCATGGCTTCAAGATGGTCTTTGAGTAA